From the genome of Acidimicrobiia bacterium:
GGCACTGTTCGCCAAGAGCATCGACGCGTCGTTCGTCGGCCCGAACCCGGCGATCAACGCCTACGCCCAGTCGAAGGGCTCGGCGATCCGCATCGTCGCGGGCACCGCGTCGGGCGGCGCGTTCCTCGTCGTCAACAAGGACATCAAGAGCGCGGCCGACCTCAAGGGCAAGAAGATCGGATCGCCGTCGCTCGGCAACACCCAGGACGTGTCGCTGCGCTACTGGCTGAAGCAGAAGGGGCTCTCGACCGACGTCAACGGCGGCGGCGATGTGCACATCGTCCCCGGCCCGGACAACGGCACGGTCGTCACCGAGTTCCAGACCGGCGCGATCGCCGGTGCGTGGATGCCCGAGCCCTACGCCACGAAGATGGTGCAGGCCGGCGGCCACGTGCTCGTGAACGAAGCCGACCTCTGGCCCGGCGGTAAGTACGTCACGACGCTGCTCATCGTGCGCACCGACTTCCTCAAGGCGCACCCCGACGTCGTGACGAGCCTGATCAAGGGCCTCTCGGCGTCGATCGACGAGATCAAGAGCGACCCGTCGACCGCGGCCGGCCTCGTGTCGAAGGGCATCGAGACCGCGACGTCGAAGCCGATCAAGACGAGCCTCGTCACCGACTCCTTCAAGAGCATCCAGTTCACGCTCGACCCGATCGCGTCGAGCCTGCGGAGCGACGTCGACCACGCGGAGGCGCTCGGCATCCTCAAGCAGACCGACCTCACGAGCATCTTCGACCTGACGCTGCTCAACAAGTTCCTCGCGTCCGAGAACCAACCCGCGGTGTCGTCGTGAGCACGGCCGGCGTCGTCGAGCGTCCGAGCGTGAACGGCGCCGCGCCGCAGGTCGACGCGGCGCCGGCCATCCGGATCGACAACGTCTCGAAGGCCTACGGGCACTCGGGCAA
Proteins encoded in this window:
- a CDS encoding ABC transporter substrate-binding protein translates to MRVLIPVVALALLAAACGSSGSKQPASDNTGGGGEKVTLRLGYFGNVTHAPAMVGLQGGQFAKALGSNVTLKTSVFSAGPAAVEALFAKSIDASFVGPNPAINAYAQSKGSAIRIVAGTASGGAFLVVNKDIKSAADLKGKKIGSPSLGNTQDVSLRYWLKQKGLSTDVNGGGDVHIVPGPDNGTVVTEFQTGAIAGAWMPEPYATKMVQAGGHVLVNEADLWPGGKYVTTLLIVRTDFLKAHPDVVTSLIKGLSASIDEIKSDPSTAAGLVSKGIETATSKPIKTSLVTDSFKSIQFTLDPIASSLRSDVDHAEALGILKQTDLTSIFDLTLLNKFLASENQPAVSS